The genomic region GGAATCGTCTTTGAAGAATGTTTGGTTTACAAGACACGCTTCGGAAACGTATTTTTTGATCTTTCCAGGAAGAATCTTTTCGATTTGCTCCGGCTTTTTGCCTTCGGCTTCGAGCTGAGCTTTCATGATTCCTTTTTCTCTTTCGAGATCTTCCGCAGGAATGGATTCCTCGTTAAGATACAGAGGATTCATCGCCGCGATCTGCATGCAGATTTCTTTTCCGAGAGCTTCGAAGTCTTCGTTTTTGGAAACGAAGTCGGTTTCGGAGTTCAGTTCTACCAGAACTCCGATTTTTCCGTTACCGTGGATGTAGGAAACCACACGGCCTTCTTTGGTTTCTCTTCCCGCTTTTTTAGCGGCTTTAGCGATTCCTTTTTCACGAAGCCAAGTGATCGCCTTTTCGATATCCGCGTTGTTTTCTTCGAGAGCCTTTTTGCAGTCCATCATCCCTGCGCTGGTTCTCTCTCTGAGTTCTCTGATTAAGTCTGTGGTTACTGCCATTGCAAAAAATCCCTTATTCTTTTTTATCCACTTCTACAGTGGTGCTGGCCGCCGCCGCTTCTTCCGCAGCTGCTTTGG from Leptospira kmetyi serovar Malaysia str. Bejo-Iso9 harbors:
- the tsf gene encoding translation elongation factor Ts, producing the protein MAVTTDLIRELRERTSAGMMDCKKALEENNADIEKAITWLREKGIAKAAKKAGRETKEGRVVSYIHGNGKIGVLVELNSETDFVSKNEDFEALGKEICMQIAAMNPLYLNEESIPAEDLEREKGIMKAQLEAEGKKPEQIEKILPGKIKKYVSEACLVNQTFFKDDSKTIDDLVKEAISKFGENILIARFVRFQVGGL